A genomic window from Micromonospora ferruginea includes:
- a CDS encoding glycosyltransferase family 39 protein has protein sequence MSVLQPVTDTLPEQRRGDAPRDWRRRWPGVAPPSWLPVLRRPRWRVAGVLTGVAVLALFVRTWEIDAFGFNSDEAVYAGQAASLAGNPLYTDYFPVFRAHPMLVQTLLSPFFRVGEVDVAGRLVIVVLGVLTVLAVYPLGARLYNRRVGLIAALLTAVMPYHVVVTRQVLLDGPMVLLATLTLYCMVRFVQQRDTLWYVATAAMLGVTMLAKETSVVLAGSIYAFLALTPDVRRPVRATLVALPMLALVFATHPVSQALAGRTETGRNYLVWQLFRRPNHPMSFYLETVPSAVGLLVLLAAFGGLWWARRRRSWRETLLLSWIAVPVVFFQLWPVKGFQYLLPVVVPLALLAARALVLLPVPARLARLRRLRSAPRRRVIRTVRLAAVATVALSLLVPCWRAVSQQGGAHFLAGSGGVPGGREAGRWLTDHTPDGSVILTLGPSMSNIIRYYGQRQSYGLSVSPNPLHRNPSYVALSNPDGWLRNNNLHYIVWDSFSARRSTFFADRLNTLVRRYHGRVVHTEYVGGADASGRTVPVPVIIIYEVRP, from the coding sequence GTGAGCGTGCTCCAACCGGTCACCGACACGCTGCCGGAGCAGCGCCGCGGCGACGCGCCACGAGACTGGCGCAGGCGGTGGCCCGGGGTCGCGCCGCCGTCCTGGCTGCCGGTGTTGCGGCGACCACGGTGGCGGGTGGCCGGCGTGCTGACCGGCGTGGCGGTGCTGGCGCTGTTCGTCCGCACCTGGGAGATCGACGCGTTCGGCTTCAACAGCGACGAGGCGGTGTACGCCGGGCAGGCCGCCTCGCTCGCCGGCAACCCCCTGTACACCGACTACTTCCCGGTGTTCCGGGCCCATCCGATGCTCGTCCAGACGCTGCTCTCGCCGTTCTTCCGGGTCGGTGAGGTGGACGTGGCCGGGCGGCTGGTCATCGTCGTCCTCGGCGTGCTGACCGTGCTCGCGGTGTATCCGCTCGGCGCGCGGCTCTACAACCGGCGGGTCGGGCTCATCGCGGCGCTGCTGACGGCCGTGATGCCGTACCACGTGGTGGTGACCCGCCAGGTGCTGCTCGACGGGCCGATGGTGCTGCTGGCCACCCTGACGCTCTACTGCATGGTCCGGTTCGTCCAGCAGCGGGACACGCTCTGGTACGTGGCCACCGCCGCGATGCTCGGGGTGACCATGCTGGCCAAGGAGACGAGCGTCGTGCTGGCCGGCAGCATCTACGCGTTCCTGGCGCTCACCCCGGACGTCCGCCGGCCGGTGCGGGCCACGCTCGTCGCGCTGCCGATGCTGGCGCTGGTCTTCGCCACCCATCCGGTCTCGCAGGCGCTCGCCGGCCGCACCGAGACCGGGCGCAACTACCTCGTCTGGCAGCTCTTCCGGCGGCCCAACCACCCGATGTCGTTCTACCTGGAGACCGTGCCCTCGGCGGTCGGGCTGCTGGTGCTGCTCGCCGCGTTCGGCGGCCTGTGGTGGGCCCGGCGGCGGCGGAGCTGGCGCGAGACGCTGCTGCTGTCCTGGATCGCGGTCCCGGTGGTCTTCTTCCAGCTCTGGCCGGTGAAGGGGTTCCAGTACCTGCTGCCGGTGGTGGTGCCGCTGGCGTTGCTCGCCGCCCGGGCGCTGGTCCTGCTGCCGGTGCCGGCTCGGCTGGCCCGGCTCCGCCGGCTCCGGTCCGCGCCGCGCCGGCGCGTCATCCGGACGGTCCGGCTGGCGGCCGTCGCCACCGTCGCGCTGAGCCTGCTGGTGCCGTGCTGGCGGGCGGTCAGTCAGCAGGGCGGAGCGCACTTCCTGGCCGGCTCCGGCGGCGTGCCCGGCGGGCGGGAGGCGGGCCGGTGGCTGACCGACCACACCCCCGACGGGTCGGTGATCCTGACGCTCGGCCCGTCCATGTCGAACATCATCCGCTACTACGGGCAGCGGCAGAGCTACGGACTGTCGGTCAGCCCGAACCCGCTGCACCGCAATCCGTCCTACGTGGCGTTGAGCAACCCGGACGGCTGGCTGCGCAACAACAACCTGCACTACATCGTCTGGGACTCGTTCTCCGCACGGCGCTCCACGTTCTTCGCCGACCGGTTGAACACCCTCGTCCGGCGCTACCACGGCCGCGTCGTGCACACCGAGTACGTCGGCGGGGCCGACGCCTCGGGCCGTACCGTCCCCGTTCCCGTCATCATCATCTACGAGGTGCGCCCATGA
- a CDS encoding glycosyltransferase, whose product MRLKELRTAGEDRPPRLTVIVPTRNEAANIPLLLARLGPLLAPLDAELLVVDDSDDGTTGVLTRMAAEAPITVRLLHRPPHARSGGLGGAVLLGAAHARGEWVLVMDADLQHPPEAAATLARIAMRHDVDVVIGTRYAGSGSSGGLDGAFRVVTSSWTTRLVKGMFPRRLATVSDPMSGLFAFRRSAVRLDRMNPLGFKVLLELLVRHPGARVAEVAYDMAPRHGGRSKASLREGVTFLRHLARLRGRRLVGQIRRSPRTRVERLREFGRMIAFGMIGLSGMVVNTAALWLCYEPARMHHLVGAALATQVSTSWNFLLVDSLIYRRNRHGSFAARAARFFLLNNALLLLRLPVLQALVWAGVGVLVANAVTLSALFLVRFLVNDRVIYTAVDKARRDPVRLLVAGASEAPSTPSRRRYQYLKYRYDVAGVVTIGSQIMLPELEFFRAQWVADSDVDIAVRVSDVGGRGPQRRAAMTQYADQSVLRYEEQLGRLGANFRIQLGPPIEIQVGPLLARSPHVVYTNIVEALLRFVMVARGHMLLHSACVTLDGVGVMLSALTDTGKTATVLRLLRDHGGLFLSDDMTIVRPDGVATCFPKPLTISAHTLRAVQAQDLTPAEWRRLQLQSRLHSKGGRSLALTLSRFNVPIMGINAITQLLIPPPKYSVDRLVPCRIGTTTRVEELFVIERGKPDITELDAAETLDRMIENTDDAYGFPPFRYLAPSITIDGQGYAQLRAREREILAGFLSHVRSRVVVSDTFGWADDIPRMLREERTGRRAPVVPAQPWPRWSGDLTTAGGPA is encoded by the coding sequence GTGCGACTGAAGGAACTGCGCACGGCGGGCGAGGACCGCCCGCCCCGACTGACCGTCATCGTGCCGACCCGCAACGAGGCAGCGAACATTCCGCTTCTGCTGGCCCGACTCGGCCCGCTGCTCGCGCCGCTCGACGCCGAACTCCTCGTGGTGGACGACAGCGACGACGGCACCACGGGCGTGCTCACCCGGATGGCCGCGGAGGCGCCGATCACCGTACGGCTGCTGCACCGGCCGCCGCACGCCCGCTCCGGTGGCCTCGGCGGCGCGGTCCTGCTCGGCGCGGCCCACGCCCGGGGCGAATGGGTGCTGGTGATGGACGCCGACCTCCAGCACCCGCCGGAGGCGGCGGCGACGCTCGCCCGGATCGCCATGCGGCACGACGTCGACGTGGTCATCGGCACCCGGTACGCCGGCAGCGGCTCCTCGGGCGGGCTCGACGGCGCGTTCCGGGTGGTCACCTCGTCCTGGACGACCCGACTGGTGAAGGGCATGTTCCCGCGTCGGCTGGCGACGGTGAGCGACCCGATGAGCGGGCTGTTCGCCTTCCGCCGGTCGGCGGTGCGCCTGGACCGGATGAACCCGCTCGGCTTCAAGGTGCTGCTGGAGTTGCTGGTGCGGCACCCCGGCGCCCGGGTCGCCGAGGTGGCGTACGACATGGCGCCCCGGCACGGCGGCCGGTCGAAGGCCTCGCTGCGGGAGGGGGTGACCTTCCTGCGGCACCTGGCCCGGCTGCGGGGCCGCCGCCTCGTCGGACAGATCCGCCGGAGCCCGCGCACCCGGGTGGAGCGCCTGCGGGAGTTCGGCCGGATGATCGCGTTCGGCATGATCGGCCTCTCCGGCATGGTGGTGAACACCGCCGCGCTCTGGCTCTGCTACGAACCGGCGCGGATGCACCACCTGGTCGGCGCGGCGCTGGCCACCCAGGTGTCCACCTCATGGAACTTCCTGCTGGTCGACAGCCTGATCTACCGGCGGAACCGGCACGGCTCGTTCGCCGCCCGCGCGGCCCGGTTCTTCCTGCTCAACAACGCCCTGCTGCTGCTGCGGCTGCCCGTGCTCCAGGCGTTGGTGTGGGCCGGCGTCGGGGTGCTGGTCGCCAACGCGGTCACCCTGTCGGCGCTCTTCCTGGTGCGGTTCCTGGTCAACGACCGGGTCATCTACACCGCCGTCGACAAGGCCCGGCGCGACCCGGTGCGACTGCTGGTCGCCGGCGCCTCGGAGGCGCCCAGCACCCCGTCGCGCCGGCGCTACCAGTACCTGAAGTACCGCTACGACGTCGCCGGCGTGGTGACCATCGGCTCCCAGATCATGCTGCCGGAGCTGGAGTTCTTCCGGGCGCAGTGGGTGGCCGACTCGGACGTGGACATCGCGGTGCGGGTCAGCGACGTCGGCGGCCGCGGACCGCAGCGCCGGGCGGCCATGACCCAGTACGCCGACCAGTCGGTGCTGCGCTACGAGGAGCAGCTCGGCCGGCTGGGCGCCAACTTCCGCATCCAGCTCGGGCCACCGATCGAGATCCAGGTCGGTCCGCTGCTGGCCCGCTCCCCGCACGTGGTCTACACGAACATCGTCGAGGCGCTGCTCCGGTTCGTCATGGTGGCCCGGGGCCACATGCTGCTGCACTCCGCGTGCGTCACGCTCGACGGCGTCGGCGTGATGCTCTCCGCGCTGACCGACACCGGCAAGACCGCCACCGTGCTGCGCCTGCTGCGCGACCACGGCGGCCTCTTCCTCTCCGACGACATGACGATCGTCCGGCCGGACGGGGTGGCCACCTGCTTCCCCAAGCCGCTCACCATCAGCGCGCACACGCTGCGGGCGGTGCAGGCCCAGGACCTCACCCCCGCCGAGTGGCGGCGGCTGCAACTGCAGAGCCGCCTGCACTCCAAGGGCGGTCGATCGCTGGCGCTGACGCTCAGCCGGTTCAACGTGCCGATCATGGGGATCAACGCCATCACCCAACTGCTGATCCCGCCGCCCAAGTACAGCGTGGACCGCCTGGTGCCCTGCCGGATCGGCACCACCACCCGGGTGGAGGAGTTGTTCGTCATCGAGCGCGGCAAACCCGACATCACCGAGCTGGACGCGGCCGAGACGCTCGACCGCATGATCGAGAACACCGACGACGCGTACGGCTTCCCGCCGTTCCGGTACCTCGCGCCGTCCATCACCATCGACGGCCAGGGGTACGCCCAGCTCCGGGCGCGGGAACGGGAGATCCTCGCCGGTTTCCTGTCCCACGTGCGCAGCCGGGTCGTCGTCTCGGACACGTTCGGCTGGGCCGACGACATTCCCCGGATGCTGCGGGAGGAACGGACCGGCCGGCGCGCCCCGGTGGTGCCCGCGCAGCCCTGGCCGCGCTGGAGCGGTGACCTGACGACGGCGGGAGGGCCGGCGTGA
- a CDS encoding alkaline phosphatase family protein — protein sequence MTRRTRMGWSSAAVVLLALVVGAAVPDAASAAPPGKAPAAPTTPIENLVFLMQENHTFDNYFGTRPGVDGFPKDVCMPIRSDLPEPCVKPFHIGKLGAIDLDHSADAFAQQYNGGRMNGFVEGVSKAGKDGRMAMAYYDDRDLPYYWNLADEYVLFDRFFSSSHSGSIRNHMYRVTGGPGAAGKSETIPPTGWGDIPTIFDRLEAAGISWKFYVQNYDPTITFRSRVEEEDIDRGAQVIWVPLLGYARYVDDPRLFSKIVDLDEYYADAAKGDLPAVSFIAPAGNSEHPPGNIGAGQNLVRALLTQLMRSPEWSTSAFIWSYDDWGGWYDHVKPPQVDRYGYGFRVPALLVSPYARRGRVDSTTLDFTSVLKFIEVNWRLKPLASRDAKANTFLDAFDFAAPPRPGVLLSAERTPVSMKRTDPRPVYGSYATVLILVVALVGAAAVRGRRRTR from the coding sequence ATGACCCGCCGGACCCGGATGGGGTGGTCGTCGGCCGCCGTCGTACTGCTGGCCCTGGTGGTGGGGGCGGCAGTGCCGGACGCCGCCTCGGCCGCGCCCCCGGGAAAGGCCCCGGCCGCGCCCACCACGCCGATCGAGAACCTGGTCTTCCTCATGCAGGAGAACCACACGTTCGACAACTACTTCGGCACCCGGCCCGGCGTGGACGGGTTCCCGAAGGACGTCTGCATGCCGATCCGCTCGGACCTGCCCGAGCCCTGCGTCAAGCCGTTCCACATCGGCAAGCTGGGCGCGATCGACCTCGACCACTCCGCCGACGCGTTCGCCCAGCAGTACAACGGCGGCCGGATGAACGGCTTCGTGGAGGGGGTGAGCAAGGCGGGCAAGGACGGCCGGATGGCGATGGCCTACTACGACGACCGGGACCTGCCCTACTACTGGAACCTGGCCGACGAGTACGTGCTCTTCGACCGTTTCTTCAGCTCGTCGCACTCCGGCAGCATCCGCAACCACATGTACCGGGTCACCGGTGGTCCGGGCGCGGCCGGCAAGTCGGAGACCATCCCGCCGACCGGCTGGGGGGACATCCCGACCATCTTCGACCGGCTGGAGGCGGCCGGCATCAGTTGGAAGTTCTACGTGCAGAACTACGACCCGACCATCACGTTCCGCTCCCGGGTCGAGGAGGAGGACATCGACCGGGGCGCCCAGGTCATCTGGGTCCCGCTGCTCGGATACGCCCGCTACGTCGACGACCCGCGCCTGTTCTCCAAGATCGTCGACCTGGACGAGTACTACGCGGACGCGGCCAAGGGCGACCTGCCGGCGGTCTCGTTCATCGCGCCGGCCGGCAACAGCGAGCACCCGCCCGGCAACATCGGCGCCGGGCAGAACCTGGTCCGGGCGCTGCTGACCCAGCTCATGCGGTCGCCGGAGTGGTCCACGTCGGCCTTCATCTGGTCGTACGACGACTGGGGCGGCTGGTACGACCACGTGAAGCCGCCACAGGTCGACCGGTACGGCTACGGCTTCCGGGTGCCGGCGCTGCTGGTCAGCCCGTACGCCCGCCGGGGCCGGGTCGACTCCACCACGCTCGACTTCACCTCGGTGCTCAAGTTCATCGAGGTCAACTGGCGGCTGAAACCCCTGGCCAGCCGGGACGCCAAGGCGAACACGTTCCTGGACGCGTTCGACTTCGCCGCGCCGCCGCGCCCCGGCGTCCTGCTCAGCGCCGAACGGACCCCGGTCTCGATGAAGCGCACCGACCCGCGCCCGGTCTACGGCTCGTACGCCACCGTGCTGATCCTCGTCGTCGCGCTGGTCGGCGCGGCGGCCGTACGCGGACGGCGGCGGACCCGGTGA